In Solanum lycopersicum chromosome 5, SLM_r2.1, the following are encoded in one genomic region:
- the LOC109120300 gene encoding uncharacterized protein, whose translation MVCEHIFKLLKKDALTKWTKECQIAFDAIKNYLSNPPVLVPLREESPLLLYLSVSDNAYGCVLVNTTRKMDPLKYIFQKAMSIENLAKWQMLLSELDIVYVTQKAIKLAKNPVNEEYEPLKTYFHDEEVSFVGEDIFETYWGWRLFFDGSANHQREGIGAVLVSEFGQHYPMETKLRFNCTTNMAEYEAYILGLRMIVDMNFYELLVIGDSNLLIH comes from the exons ATGGTGTGTGAGCATATCTTCAAGCTGTTGAAGAAAGACGCTCTGACAAAATGGACTAAAGAGTGTCAGATTGCTTTTGACGCTATCAAGAACTATTTGTCAAATCCACCGGTATTGGTTCCTCTGCGAGAAGAGAGTCCTTTGTTGCTGTATTTGTCAGTCTCAGATAATGCATATGGATGCGTACTGGTCAACACAACGAGAAA AATGGAtccattgaagtatattttccaaAAGGCGATGTCGATCGAAAATTTAGCTAAATGGCAAATGTTGTTGAGTGAGCTTGATATCGTGTATGTGACTCAAAAGGCAATAAAGCTTGCAAAAAATCCTGTTaatgaagagtatgaaccgcttaagacttattttcacgatgaagaagtgtcatttgtgggtgaagatatttttgaaacatattggggttggagattattctttgatggatCGGCAAATCATCAAAGGGAAGGCATCGGAGCAGTTTTAGTGTCAGAATTTGGTCAGCACTATCCCATGGAAACTAAGCTCCGATTTAATTGCACGACCAACATGGCTGAGTATGAAGCTTACATTCTTGGTTTGAGGATGATCGTTGACATGAATTTCTACGAGTTgctggttattggagattcaaaCTTGTTGATTCATTAA